The Lycium ferocissimum isolate CSIRO_LF1 chromosome 10, AGI_CSIRO_Lferr_CH_V1, whole genome shotgun sequence genome window below encodes:
- the LOC132032858 gene encoding probable peroxygenase 5 produces MASSSSSQSDGIGNHDELTPLQKHVMFFDTNKDGIIYPWETYQGFRKLGRNVFRSLLAAVLIHVVTSHKTRPGKWPSLLFPIVIKNIKYGIHGSDSGAYDAEGRFVPEKFEEIFKKYAHKNSDSLTSDEVDELLKKNREPKDYFGWLNAITDWRILYSVGKNEDGVLTKESVRGAYDGSFFEQKAKEVAAKKMKSS; encoded by the exons GAATTGGAAATCATGATGAACTGACCCCTTTACAAAAGCATGTAATGTTCTTTGATACCAACAAAGATGGAATTATATACCCTTGGGAAACATATCAAG GTTTCAGAAAATTGGGACGTAATGTTTTCCGTTCACTTTTGGCTGCTGTGCTCATCCATGTTGTTACTAGTCACAAGACACGACCA GGAAAATGGCCGTCTCTACTGTTCCCTATTGTGATTAAAAACATCAAATATGGCATTCATGGCAGTGATTCTGGTGCCTACGATGCAGAAGGACG GTTTGTGCCAGAGAAGTTTGAGGAGATTTTCAAGAAGTACGCACACAAAAATTCAGATTCTTTAACATCTGACGAAGTGGACGAATTGCTCAAGAAAAATAGAGAACCTAAGGACTACTTTGGATG gcTTAATGCTATAACAGATTGGAGGATTCTATATAGTGTGGGAAAAAACGAGGATGGTGTATTGACTAAAGAATCAGTACGAGGTGCTTATGATGGAAGCTTTTTTGAGCAAAAGGCAAAAGAGGTTGCTGCTAAGAAAATGAAGTCAAGCTAG